In Chlorogloeopsis sp. ULAP01, the genomic window CAATATTTAATGACGGTTACTGCCCAAGATGCCAATCTACGACAGGTAGATCCTTTAACGGCAGCAAATCAAATCTCCGAAATTTTAAAGGAAGATTTAAAGCAGGCAAGACAGGAACGACGAACTGATTTTCTACTCAGTCAAGGCGCAATTGCTTCCGCAACTGGACTTGGTGTTATTGTCATCAGTTGGGGGCTATATCAGTGGCGGCAACGCTCAAAACGGCATTCATTGCAGCAAGCCTCCCCGACTTCAAGCGCAGCGAAACCAATTACTTCCCAGCTCAATCAACAGCATCATCGACATCTTGAAGAGGTAAAAAGACGGCTGCATCAGTTAGCTCAAACGATGCTTTGGGGAGGCAGCACATTCTTCATACTTGGTTTATTTCCTTACACGCGATCGCTACAATTAGGAATTTTCATCGGTTTACAAATTCCTATAAAATTGGCTGGTGTGGGAATTGGAACTTATGTAGCTATCCGTCTTAGCTATGCCCTGATTGATCGCTTCACTTCTGCTTTTGTCAGTAGTAGTGCGCTACTGACTCCAGAAAGTTCCGAAAGGTTGCAATTACGAGTTTCTACCATTTCTGGTGTCACCAAAGGTATTGTTGGCATTGCTTTTTTGGGAGTTGGTACTTTATTTGCTCTCATTTCTTTGGGTATAGATATTGTTCCATTGCTAGCGGGTGCTGGTTTAGTCGGTGTAGCAATATCCTTGGCTTCCCAAAGCTTAATCAAAGATGCAATTAACGGTTTTCTGATTATCCTAGAAGACCAGTACGCTCTAGGTGATGTTATTAATGTGGGAAATGTGGGAGGTTTGGTAGAAAATTTAAATCTACGCATGACTCAAGTTCGAGACTCGGAAGGACGCTTAATTACTATCCCCAACAGTGAAATTAAAATAGTCGCTAATCTTTCTAGTCGTTGGTCGAGAGCCGATCTAACTATTCCAGTTGCTTACGAAGCTGATATTGACGAAGCTTTGCAATTAATTAAGACTGTTGCCCTAGAAATGGATCAAGATCCGCAATGGCAACTTCCAATTGTAGAAACACCGCAAGTTTTGGGAATCGATAATTTTGGCGATCGCGGTTTATTAATTCGTGTGTGGATTAAAACACAGCCACTCAAACAATGGGATGTGGCACGCGAATTTCGCCGCCGCTTGAAAATCGCCTTCGACAAAGCCGGAATTGCCATTCCTGTACCGCAACAAGCTGTCTGGGTAAATGATGTTCACCTGCTCAAATCTCAAGCTGATGGCAAGACAAATTAGTTACTAGTAGCGGAGGCAGTAGTTCGCAAACCCTTGTTACCAGGTTGAACCTGGTAACGAGAACTAGAGCAAGAGTGCTCTCTTATCCACTAACTACTATTTACCATCCAATTTAGTACATTTGTACTATAATTAGAAGTAGAGTCCACAAAGCCTGTTTAAGAACAAAGCGGCTCTGTGACAGTCCTCCGGAAGATGGATTCAAGGGTTCTGTTCTATGAAAAAGTACTATATTCTTAGTCTCAATCCGACTGCCAAGCACGATTGGGATCGGTGTATCTTACGCGATCCATTGACTGCCAAGCGCCCAGATCTGGCGAAATTAGTTTCTGAAGCAGTCGGTGCTGATACAGGCAGTTATTTGATAAGTGTAAATATCGAAGTACAAGTTTTAGAGCAAGCAGCAGTGCCTCAAGCTGAACAATTGTCTTTGAATGTTTCAGAGGTAAATGAAAAGCCACAACTAAGGGAAGTAGCTTAGAGAAAATAAGTAAAAGCCAGGAGGCAGAGAGAAGTTGAAGCCTCCTTGTCGAGTGAGCAACGCTTTTGAAGGAAGTCTCTGCTCCAAATTTCAAAGAGGCAGAAGGCAGAAAGGAAAGACTTATCTGTCTAGTTTTTGGTAATAAGCATTTTACATTTAATTATGTCCACAAACTTATAAACTGAAACCTTAAAGC contains:
- a CDS encoding mechanosensitive ion channel family protein, encoding MPKATAQFPFFPNLQPPTLRPADPEGRIVTGWVYLDGRRLFQVSAPRTNFTERLESIQSNLYRATQNYLDSPSQEVNVDIEPNNGLPIITVNNQYLMTVTAQDANLRQVDPLTAANQISEILKEDLKQARQERRTDFLLSQGAIASATGLGVIVISWGLYQWRQRSKRHSLQQASPTSSAAKPITSQLNQQHHRHLEEVKRRLHQLAQTMLWGGSTFFILGLFPYTRSLQLGIFIGLQIPIKLAGVGIGTYVAIRLSYALIDRFTSAFVSSSALLTPESSERLQLRVSTISGVTKGIVGIAFLGVGTLFALISLGIDIVPLLAGAGLVGVAISLASQSLIKDAINGFLIILEDQYALGDVINVGNVGGLVENLNLRMTQVRDSEGRLITIPNSEIKIVANLSSRWSRADLTIPVAYEADIDEALQLIKTVALEMDQDPQWQLPIVETPQVLGIDNFGDRGLLIRVWIKTQPLKQWDVAREFRRRLKIAFDKAGIAIPVPQQAVWVNDVHLLKSQADGKTN